The Halomonas sp. 'Soap Lake #6' genomic sequence TTTAGGTACCGTTGCAGCGTTTGTTATGACGCGCTACGGCAACTTTCGCGGTAAAACTGCGCTATCTAGCATGGTCACGGCTCCGTTGGTGATGCCGGAAGTTATTACAGGGCTTTCCTTGCTGTTGCTGTTTGTGCAGATGGCTCAGCTCATCGGCTGGCCCGCTGACCGAGGAATGGTGACGATCTGGATTGCTCATACCACGTTTTGTAGTGCCTATGTAGCAGTGGTAGTGGCTGCTCGTCTACGTGAAGTTGACAGCTCGATTGAAGAAGCAGCAATGGACCTTGGCTCACCACCAGTGAAAACATTTTTCTTTGTAACGCTGCCGGTCATTTCACCCGCCTTGGCGGCAGGGTGGCTATTGGCGTTTACCCTATCGCTAGATGATCTGGTCATTGCCAGTTTTGTTTCTGGCCCAGGGGCAAACACACTGCCGATGGTGGTGTTTTCATCGGTGCGCATGGGAGTTTCGCCGAAGATCAACGCCCTGGCGACGCTGATTATATTGACGGTTTCATTGGTAACCTTATTAGCTTGGTACTTTATGCGCCGCAGTGAGGCTAAACGCTTAACGCTCTTAAAGCAGATTGATAACGCCTAGTTCACATTGCACTTGGGTTACACGGTGTCTAGCTTAAAGCACGTCATCGTCGCGGCCGGTTAGAACGCTCTCAAGTTCTCCCGTTATCGGCGAAATAATCACCTGCAGTTGGATAGGTGCGCAGCATTGATGGCAATCCTCCCAGGTGTCGTGGCTTCCCTGGGAGGTGTCGATGACAAAGGTAAGCGCTGTGTCGCAGTACGGGCAGTGAAACGTGTGGTTAACCAAAGCATCATCTTGCATGCAGGCTTTCCTTTAGCAAATACTCTATGGTGAGTGTAGCAGTGCCTCTTCTCAGTGGGCATCGCTTTGCTGAATCAGGTAGGATATTGACGGGTTTCTAAAGCAACGCAGTGAGAATGACGATGATGATACGTAACATGGCAGTAGCAGCCTTTTTGGCTTTCCCAATGGTCGCCCTGGCAGACACACCAAACGTAACGCCTGGCGAGTGGGAGTTCGTCAGCGTGACCAGTATGAGTGGCGATATGCAGATCCCAGATCAAACCGAAACCGAGCGCCAGTGTATTACCCAGGAAGAGTTAGACGGGGCTGAGTTTGGTTTTATTGAAGAGGAAGAGGGCTGCGAGCTGCTCAACCAGGATATGAATGCCGATGGT encodes the following:
- a CDS encoding ABC transporter permease subunit, which translates into the protein MSSARRRPSFTTVMLVLGLLFLYLPMVVLVVYSFNASRLVTVWAGFSTQWYVELFRDKQILAAVWTSLEIAFFSASMAVCLGTVAAFVMTRYGNFRGKTALSSMVTAPLVMPEVITGLSLLLLFVQMAQLIGWPADRGMVTIWIAHTTFCSAYVAVVVAARLREVDSSIEEAAMDLGSPPVKTFFFVTLPVISPALAAGWLLAFTLSLDDLVIASFVSGPGANTLPMVVFSSVRMGVSPKINALATLIILTVSLVTLLAWYFMRRSEAKRLTLLKQIDNA
- a CDS encoding CPXCG motif-containing cysteine-rich protein encodes the protein MQDDALVNHTFHCPYCDTALTFVIDTSQGSHDTWEDCHQCCAPIQLQVIISPITGELESVLTGRDDDVL
- a CDS encoding DUF3617 domain-containing protein, which translates into the protein MMIRNMAVAAFLAFPMVALADTPNVTPGEWEFVSVTSMSGDMQIPDQTETERQCITQEELDGAEFGFIEEEEGCELLNQDMNADGLSYSMVCRAEGGEATIDGEMRFMGEKIEGSVDIFTQSPMGELTMNTVIEGERIGNCQ